AAAACATATAGAAAATAAAGCAAAAAAAGCAGTCAAGAAGCGTAAGCACATCGCCAGAATAAATGGGTCGGTTGTTCCTACAAAAGACATTAGCTCAATTACAACAAACGCAATCATCGGTTGCAAAACGGGACGTATCTGCGCATCGTATTCCCAAGCCATATCCACCCAATCATTCCATCCGGCTTTTAACCCTGCAAACTCGATAATCTGATAATGTTCGTCGGGATGATGATAACCATTACTGAAATAGGCTGTTAAAGCATAAATTACAGTAATAAATAAAAGCAAATATACACGTCTGTTATTCGTCATTTTTATCACCATATATTTCTTTATAGTCATTTCTTTCTTTCAACAGATCCCGTAATTCTTTCTTTAATGTATCCACATTATACCAAGTACGGGTACGTACGTTCGAATATACGCCCAAATACATCAGATAAATACAGAACAAGATTAATAAAACAACTTTTTTACCGACAGAAAGGACTTCATACAAACGATAAAAATAATAAGCGACGATAAATGCAATTCCGATCGATGAAACATAAGCATATCTATCGGCTACAACAGCAAAACGGGACAAAGATATAATATGCAGAGCTACAGCAATATGAATAATAAAAAATAACAATCCGAAAGCCAAAGGCCAGCGGGTGAGATGTTTCCACAATGTTAGTACTATTACAACTAATAATACCGGATATACAAGCAACCAAGTAGGTAACGGTTCTCCCGGCAAAGAAGGGAAAGGATACAAATATGATAATTTAAATGGGAATATACATTTAAAAAAATATTCGGTCAAAGAATAACACGCATATACAACACGCTGCCATAAAGGATATGATTCAGCATTAGAAAAAATAGTATTGCCATCAGGGGATTGCGATAACATGGTAATAATACCGAAAAAAAGAGAAAGCACAAAAAAGGGAATTACAGTAATCCAAACCTCTTTATTATTAAATTTATAATGAAGCAACCAATATACCAGTAACATCAATAATGGAAACGTAACAGCCTGCTCTTTCCCCAAAAAAGAAAACACGTAAAATATTAAAGTGAGCGCAAAATAGCGACCCTTTTTTCTTTCTAAAAAAATTAAAAAAGTATAAGTCGCCAATAAATAAAAAAATGCATATACCAAGACTTTAGAAGCACTCATCCAAGCGACTGATTCAACGTTAAAAGGATGAATGACAAATATTAAAGCTGTAAGAAATGAGATTATCGGTATCTTCTCTATCGATATACGATTACTCATAATAAGTAATTTTTTAAAGATATAAAATACCAAACATGCATTTGCTATATGTAATAACAGGCTGGCCAAATGGAATATAGTGGGATCATAACCCGCTATTGAATATAGAAAGAGATACAGATATTCATTAAAAGGGGCATATTGCCCATGATAAAATTCGGTTAGAATTGCCCATATATTGGCAAAATTAATTCCGCTCTCGGTATAATAATTCATAACCACCCATTGGTCGTCCCAATAATCGAGTAACTGATTCCCCAATATGGGATAATAAACTAAAAATCCGGCTACAATTAAAAAAAGGGGATACAGGTATTCCCGTAAAGAACAGCACTTCATAGTATTAGAAATAAAACGGTTTTACATATTATGATGAAATTCTTATTATATAAATATATTTAAGCAAATAACTATTTTTAATTGGTATAAATATATAAATATAATTTTAAAATAGAAAGAATTATTTCAGCTTTTCACTTAATTGCACTTTTTATATTCTATTTTATTGTATCTCTTTTTTTAGTATATATATTAAAAAATCCCCTGCAAGAAGAACTGCCCAAAAGTTTTACACAAACCTTTTGCGTGCAGTTCATTATTTGCCGGGGAGCAATTTAATACTATTTTATCCTTATTATATCTCTGCTATCAATTCTACTTCAACCAAAACATCTTTGGGTAGCTGTTTTACCGCAACACAAGAACGAGCCGGTTTACTCGTAAAATACTCGGCATAAATCGTATTAAAAGCTGCAAAGTCTTCCATATTTTTCAAAAAACAGGTAGTTTTTATAACTTTATCGAAAGATGTTCCGGATTCTTTCAATACTGCTTTTAAATTTTTCATTACTTGTATCGTTTGTCCGTTTATATCGGTAGCTTCCACATTTCCGGTTTCAGGATTTATCGGTATCTGGCCGGATGTAAATAACAAATTTTCACATACTATTGCTTGAGAATAAGGACCTATAGCTTCGGGAGCATTACTGGTGTATACTTTCTTCAACATATTATATAGATTTAAACATAAGCCTGTACATTACCTGCATTCATCCCGTTACAAGCCACTCCGGGTATGAATGATTAATTTAAAAGATACTGAATAAAAATGTAAAAAAAAGCAAAATATCGTTAGATAATTGCATGTAAGGCGTTTATGGTTAAAATCGGTTTCTTCGTGAGGACAGTTTAAGACATTAAAGAGACTATTAAAGCCCCGGAACATAACCGAATTTGTAACCTGTTAATCCGATATACGGATTGCCCGGTTTAGCAGCAAGAACACAATCTATGCGCTTTTTTACCTGTTTATTCCTCCCCAAAGATAGCACATTAGAACGATAGCGGCAAATACAGCGCAAACAAATAGAAACGGGAGTTTACTCTCAGTTTTCCGAGACGTAACCTGTATTCTGTAAAAAAATCCGGAAAATACCCTTGAAAATACTTGAAAAGTATAAAGGGCTTGCCTCCAAAGTCGGCGCTCGACAAATGCTTAAAGGCGTAGCATAGTGTGATAGTTTATTTCATTCGGATTCATTTTTGACTGCCCCCCCTGCAATAAACAAACTTCTCCCGGACATTCACGGGAGAGGTTCGCATATCTTGGTGAACGTCTTAAACTAAGGGATGAACACTTCGCGGAATCCGGAGTTGTTGTAAATCCAGCCTTGACGCTTACCGCCTTGAAGGCATGGTATATGTATAATCAGGTAAATAAACAAAAAACTCTGAATTAAAAGAATATTTTCTTTCGTAACCCAATCGTAGCGGGATATTAAACTAAGTCGTTTGTTCCGCATAAGGCCGTATAACAACTCTACACATCATTTCGCGATATAACCGCTTTTCAATCCGAATACAAACTACATTCTGATTTTAAATAACTTACTTTTATATTTCTGATTATTTACAAATATAAGACTTTCTACGATAAATTATACCCCGCATCGATTAGCGCTTTTTTTATTTGAGCAATATGTTCATAATTACGAGTTTCCATCACAATACGCAGATAACAACCGTTTATATCCGAACTTTCACTGGCTCTTTCATGATGTATAGAAACTACATTCCCTCCCATTTCGGCCAATATTTTCGATACACCCATCAACTGCCCGGGTTTATCGAGTAACTCAATGGTAAGAGCATAAGACCGACCGGCTTTTAATAAACCCCGTTTTATCACTCGAGAAAGTATCGTAACATCGATATTTCCTCCTGATATAAGACATACTACCTTTTTACCTTTTATTGGAATTTTATTAAATAATGCAGCTGCTACAGAAACGGCCCCTGCTCCTTCAGCAATTAATTTTTGCTGTTCGATCAATGCAAGAATTGCCGTAGAAATTTCATCATCGGTCACTGTTACGATTCCATCTACATAATGACTGCAAATATCAAAAGTATGAGTCCCGGGTTCTTTTACTGCTATCCCATCGGCAATCGTATAAACAGAATTCAGACATTCTATCTTTTCATGCGATATAGAATGAAGCATACTCGGAGCTCCACTGGCCTGCACACCATAAACTTTTATATTCGGATTCAGCGCCTTTATCGCATAAGCTACGCCCGAAATCAGTCCTCCACCCCCCACAGGAACAATCACAACGTCTACATCTGGAAGTTGATCGAGTAACTCGAGACCTATCGTACCTTGCCCAGCCATTACATACTCATCGTCAAAAGGATGTATAAAGGTATACCCCTTTTCTTCTTTGAGTTGCAAAGCCTTTTTATAAGCATCATCATAAACCCCTTCTACAAGACAAACTTCAGCGCCGAAGCTCTTAGTCGCTTCTACTTTCGATATAGGAGCCCCATCGGGCAAACAAATCAACGATCTGATTCCATTTTTTGTCGCTGCCAATGCCACGCCTTGCGCATGATTTCCAGCGGAACAAGCGATCACCCCCTTTTCTTTTTCAATATCGGTCAACTGAGAAATCTTATAATATGCTCCGCGTATTTTAAATGATCCCGTCAGCTGTAAATTCTCCGGTTTCAAATAAATTTCACATTCGGGATTAATTTTCGGGGCATATATCAGATCGGTTCTTCTGATTACATCTTTTAAGACATACGACGCGTGATAAATTTTATCTAATGTCAGCATTATTCTTCCTTTCCTTAAAAATATACCGCAAAAAGAATATTTACGGTTCTCATTTATAAAAACACTTGAAAACCCATTATAAAAACAGTATAAAGGTACAATCATTTTGTAAACCTACACAAACAATCTAAATACTTTTTTCTATTAAAAATGGTTTTTAAATTGTTTTTTTTCGACGTTCCGGCCCCATCACTTTATCAATGATAAGAGCAATCGCGCCATCTCCTGTCACATTACAAGCTGTACCAAAACTATCCATTGCAATATATAAGGCAATCATCAACGCCTGCTCCGACTCATCAAAACCAAGTATCGAACTAAGAATTCCCAGAGCTGCCATTATCGCTCCACCCGGTACACCGGGAGCAGCTACCATCGTAATACCTAACATAAAAATAAAGCCGGCAAAAAGCGGAAAATCATAAGGAATCCCTTGCATCATCATTAAAGCCAAGGCACAAGCAACAATTTTCATCGTACTCCCAGACAAATGTATCGTTGCACATAACGGTACCACAAAACCCGAAATCTCATCGGAAACCCCGTTTTTGCGGGTCTGTTCTAAAGTCACCGGAATAGTAGCCGCCGAAGATTGTGTCCCCAGTGCTGTAAAATAAGCCGGCATCATACGGAATAATAACTTAAACGGATTGCGTTTAACAAACATCGAAGCGATCACATATTGAAATATGAGTAAAAATATATGAAGAATAAAAATGACACCGATAATCTTAATAAATACAAGTAATATACTATAAACTTGACCGGCATGAGTCATATTCAAAAAAATTCCGAAAATATAAATAGGCAATAACGGCAATATAACAACGCTGATGGTTTTAGTAATTATTTTTTTAAAATCATTCATGGCATCTTTCAAGGTCGTCGTAGACAGATGTGCCAATCCGAGGCCCAACGTAAACGATAGTACCAATGCAGTCATTACACCCATAAGTGGAGGTATCGAAACAGAAAAGTATGGAGAAATCCCCTGAGCCTCACTTACCTGTTCTAACGGAACACCGACATCTATCAAATGAGGAAATACGATTACTCCTGTAAAATAAGATAAAAAACCCGAAAAAAGAGTCGCAAAATAAGCGACAAGGGCCGTAACAGCTAACATACGTCCGGCTCCTTTGCCGATATCAGCAATTGCTGGCGTAACCAACCCCAAAATAATAAGAGGTATTATAAAATTAAGGAATTCGCTAAAAATAGAATTAAAAGTTACGAAAATCCTTACCCAGGCACCCGATAAAACATTTCCAAACAATATACCTAATGCTATGGCAATAATAATTCTGGGCAATAACCCGAAACGAATTTTCTTTTTCATATTTCTATTTTTCCCTTTGAAGTATTCTTTATATAAAACAAATATAAATAGAAAAGGTCTTAACTAAAGGCTCCCGACAAATAATTTTTTGTGAGTTCGTTTTTCGGATTTTTAAAAACTTCACCGGCAGTTCCGGCCTCGATAATTTCTCCTAAATACATGAAAATTACATAATCGGCGATACGTAACGCCTGACGTAAAGTATGAGTCACTAATACTATGGCATAATCATTCTTTAGTTTTACAAACAATTCTTCTATCGTCTTACTCGAAATCGGATCCAGGGCACTCGTAGCCTCATCGGCCAGTATAAATTGCGGTTCTACCGCTAATCCCCGAGCCAAGCATAATCGTTGCTGTTGTCCTATCGACATACGCGAAGCAGGTGTATGCAAACGGTCTTTTACCTCATCCCACAAACCGGCCGCCTTTAAATAATATTCTACGATCGCATTTAATTTTCGTTTCGACGTAATTCCATGTATGCGACAGCCATATGCGATATTATCATATATCGACATGGGTAATGGACAAGGCCGTTGTGATAAAAGCCCCATTTTACGACGTATATCGATCAATTCGGCACTACGATCATAAATATCCTCTCCATCCACCAACACTTTTCCCTCTACATTTACATCTTCATTGATATCGAGCATCCGATTAAACGTCTTCAACAGTGTAGATTTTCCACATCCCGAAGGTCCTATAATACAAGTAATTTGTTTATTTGGAATTTCAACATTTATATTCCTTAAAATATGGTTATTCTGTATATATACATTCAGTCCTTCTACTTTTATATTGCTATCGGGACATACCGGAGCCGAAAATTTCTGATTTGGTAAAAAATCGGGTATTATATTATTCATATCAGAACTTTATTTACGTAACTTATACTTTATTTCTGGAAAATCGATTCATTATAAAACGCCCCAAAACGCTTAATACAAAAACAATTATTGTGAGCAGCAATGCTGCCGCATATGCACGATCCTGGACCTCCTCCACCGGACTGTTCATCTGAAAAAATACAGCCAATGGCAATGTTGCAGCCGGCTGGCTCAGCGAAGTCGGAATACTGTCGGTATAACCTGCCGTAAACATTACACCGGCAGCATCACCAATAGCCCGGCCTATCGATAATAACGTAGCTGTCGCAATACCGGGAGCGATTTGCCGTAAAATTACTTTAATAGATTCCCATCGTGTAGCACCTAAAGAATAGGTTGCTTCAACGATTTCTCGAGGCATTTGCCGGGCCACTTCATCCATAGAGCGAATAAATATAGGTATAATCAATAATGTTACTACGATAATCCCACCGAGCAGAGAAGTTTTTAAACCGAAATATATCATAATCGTAAAACCGAAAGCTCCATATACGATCGATGGCACTCCGAAAAGTACATCGCATGCCAACCGGGCGATATATGCCAGTTTCGATTTTTTGGGTAAATAAACATTTAAATAAAAAACAACCGGAATGCTGATAAGTAACCCCAATATCGTAGAAGCTCCTACAATATATACAGAACCAACGATCGCATTAAGCAGACCGCCTTCTTTACCGATGTAAAAGCCTCCACCGGGCAAATCGGTTATCATATCCCAGTTCATCGCTTTCCATCCGCGAGAAACAATCGCATAAAAAATACTTCCGATCGCAAGAAACACACAAAGCGTTGCAATAATCATCAACACCCTGAATATTTTTTCCTCTATAAATTTTAGTCTTATTTTCATTTTATATTTTATTGAAAACGCTTCTCGATATGCCTCAAAATAATACGTGAAACGAGATTAAACAATAAAACGACAAAGAATAATATAAAAGCAGCCAACATCAATGCCGACTCGTACATGGGTAAAGAAAGCATCTCACCATAATTATTCGCTATCAAAGCCGGTAAAGGATAACAACCATCGAAAATAGAATCGGGAATTTTTGTAATATTTCCGCATACCATCAATACGGCGATCGTCTCTCCGAATGCTCTCGACATAGCTAACATAACAGCCGCAAGAATTCCGGGAGCCGTTTTGCGCAATAATACAGATTTTGTCGTTTGCCATTTTGTCGCCCCTAATGCGGTAGAAGCATCTCGCAACTCATCGGGAACCGCTGAAAATATTTCTATAAACATACTTACCAACAACGGCAATATCATCACTCCCAAAACAATACCTCCTGCCAATACAGAATATCCGGTCGAATATTCTACAAAATGAGGAGCCAGTTTATCGGATATCCACGGAATTATAATAAGAATACCCCATACACCATAAACGACCGACGGTATTCCGGCTAAAATATCGAGAGTGGGAAAAACTACTTTTTTTACCCATTTACGGGCGTATTCATTCAAAAAAATCGCAGAAAGCAAAGCAATAGGCAACGCCAACACTAAGGCTACAGCAGTAACCCACAAGGTACCCATTATAAAAGGAAGAAAACCGAACTCTCCTTTCAACGGTTTCCATCGAGCGGAAGTCAGTAACTCTACCAACGAACGTTCTTCGAAGATCGGGATCGATTTCATATATAGTCCCATCGCAATCACGATTACCAGCAAAATCATAAACAAGGTAAGCATGAGCATTATACTGCCTGCCAACTTATCTTTAAAAATACGCCACCGACTTAATGTTAACGTAAAACTTCCCATGTACTCGTTATTGTAAACGTTTTAATTCTTCTTTACACTCCTTTTCCGACAATCTGACATATCCTGTTTCGGCTGCCCATTTCTGTCCATCGGTAAGTACATACTTCAGAAACTCTATCAATACTCTTTTTGTCGGTTTTCCTCCCGTTACTAAAAAAAGATTTCGGGCCGGAGGAGAAGGATATTTTCCGTTGGCAATCGCATCCATTAGTTCATCTACAGTATCATAAAAATACTCTCCAGGATCGATTTTTCCATTATTATTTGTATCGATAGGCATCACTGCCAGACTTTTAAAAGGTTTTTTACTCTTTTGGTCATAAACATAGGCTATATTATTAAATCCTATACCTACCTTATCTCTTTGGATTGCCGAAGAAACTCCCGGATCACCGAAAACAGCTGTTCCCTCAAGATCTTCCTGTTTCATTCCAAACCAGGCAGCCCATGTTTCTGCAGCTCCACAAGCATCTGAACGAGTATACACATGCACGGGGATACGGTTATTCGTACCTAATATCTCTCCCCAATATTTTATTTTGTCGGACCAGAGACGATTTGCTACAGATTTTTTAATACCGGTTCTTTTTATTTGCTCGTATAAAGGATTATTTAAATTAACAGTCGGTATCACAGCGTCTTTAACAACAGCAATAGGAAACGCTCCTTTTTTAAATTCCACATCATAAATCTCCCGCGAAACCATACCAATATCCACTATCCCCGATAATGCGTCTGTCATTCCTTTTCCTGCACCTCCGGCCGAAATATCAATTTTAACACCAGGGTGTAATTTACGAAATTCTTCTGCCCACCTTACTGCCATTGGATAAAGAGCAAAAGCTCCCGATAACTGTATTTCTCCTTTCAAGGTACTTTTAACGGAACCTTTTTTTTGGGCAAATACAAAAACGGGTAAAAGCATTATAAAGATTAGGAAGAAAATTTTCCTCTGCATAATATTATTTATTTTTCTATTACTCAAATTCAGATAACAGCACTATAAAAAACAAGGAAAAAAGAAAAATATATGACTTATTTTTATAACAAAAAAACAATTTAATTTCATCTGTTTTTGCAAATATATTAAAAATAATTTCACAAAAATGTAGACATACTGTTTTTATAGGTATTTTTTTTAAGTTTATAAACCCGGTTTATTACTTTATTCAGATCTTCCCATAGTGCTTTACATTACTGATAAAATAAAAAATACACAGAATATAATAATAAAAAGCATCGCTATCTCCCGACAACGATACTTCGATTGTAACAGATTTTCAAATTTAACATTACATCTACGTAATGTCTCTCGGAGATTTCTTTTTCCCGGGTTATTGCTGTAAATTTATTTTCAGGCCTGAAGCATCACGAACTGGGACCTTTAATACCAATGGTTTATAAGAAATCATACTCACTTTTATTTCACACTCTGTTCCGGTTACTTCCGGTATAGAAAAGTTTCCATCCATATCCGTAAAAACCTTTTTCCCATTTACCGAAACCGTTACTCCGGTAAGAGATTCTCCGGCAACCATATCATATACATTACCACTTACCGTACAACTTGAAACTTGAGTTGCAGTGACACGGGTTTCATTTTTCGAAGCATTATTTTCAGTATTTTTATCGGCTGCAAAACCGTTTATTCCCCAAAAGGTAACCAATACTATCCATATTAATACAGTTCTCATAGTCATATGTTTATAAATACATTATTTGTTACAACAAAGAAAGCCGGTATTTATTACATAACAATTACACCGACAAGTCAATCCTATGAATATTTCTTTTCAGAAATTAATTTACCTTTTTCATCCCAAATATACCATATCCCCGATTTCTTGCCCTGAGTATAATGCATTTCGTATCTCATAATTCCATTTTCATCCCAAATACGCCACACACCATGTTTTCTGCCTTTCAGATAACCCGCTTCCGCTATTAATACTCCGTTTTCATCATATGTACGCCATACGCCATCAAATTTTCCGGCATAATACGACCGTACTTCTTCAATTTTCCCGTTCTCGAAATAGACAATATATATACCTTCCGGTAAACCGTCTTTAATGAACATCTCCATTTTAACCGCACCACTCGGAAAATATTCGGTATAAGGTCCGGTATATAAAACTCTCTGCGTATCATCGGTATAATAATTACCATTATGCAATACAAGTTTCTGAGCTGATACCGTAATGACCGTAAAAACCAGTAATATAACAAACAGAATTTTTCTTGTCATATTTAAAAATATTAAAGATACCTCCGTCCCTTCCTGGGACGAAGGTACCTGTTATAAGCAAGTTCTTTCAGTATATTCTTAATATTCAGTGTTTTGGGGATCAAAATTAGTCCAAGTCTCTGTCCAGTCATTTGTACCGTCAAACGCACCTTTATAAGCAACTCTATCGAAACCGGTAGATAAATCTGCATCATCGAATGATGCTCCGGAAATTTTCGTAGCATCTACTGTGAGGAATTTCGCATTCTCTTTTATTATATCGTTCGAAGAAGAAAATACCTGATTTCCGAGAACTGCCGTCTCGAAATAACTTTTACTTAGATCGTCTTTAAAATCATTCCACATACCCGCAAAAATTACATTTTTTACCGTAGCTCCCGAATTAGCATTTTGCAGATACAAGCCGTAAGGCCAACCGGTAAATATCGAATTATACACCTTTAATGAAGAATTTCTGCGTATGTGCATAGCTGCCTGAAACTGGCCTCCTTTTGCACCACTTGCAGCATCGGCTGTCGTATATAATATATCCGATTCTGATTTTCCGGAAGAAACGCCGTAAAAAGGACCGATCAATGTTACATTCGAAAATACAGGAGCCGTCAAAGGAGTGTTTCCCGATCCGTCTGCATCATTATCCGATTCGAATCCGTTCGATTTAGAGGTATCGGCAACTTTCGGATCCCTTACTCCCAGTAAGAACTGTAATTTTCCGCTAAATCCGTTATCGGTATCGAATTCGTCATCCCATCCTTTGTAAGCAATAAGATGTTTACAATTTACATTACCGCCAAACCATTCGTAAGAATCATCACCACAATACGATACTTGAACATATTCGACCTGAGTGTTACGACCTACACCACCAAAAGTAAGGCCGTTGATTTCCTGATTAGGACGGAAAGGATAGCCCGGGAATTCGATTCGAACATATTTCAGAATACCCGAATTATCATCAACATTGTCTCCCCCATATATAGTTCTGGGGCCACCCTCTATCTGTGGGCGATTAGAGTTTACAGGAGCTTTACCACAAATAATCAAACCACCCCAATCTCCGTAGCTACGTTTGCCCACAGGCTGATCCGATGTAAATACTATAGGTTTATCAACAGTTCCCTGAGCAATAATTTTAGAACCGGGTTCGATAATCAGAGAACCTTTGGTAGCTTTTTCACCTTTAATTACGGTTCCCGGCTCAATCGTCAATACCGAAGATTCTGTATTACTACCGGTATATACATATACAAATCCCCTTAAAAGATATACCTTATCGGCCGACAAAGTTTTATTCCCGGTAATCTCTCCTTCGAGAATCTCATCATAGCGTGTAGATTCACCACCGGGAATGAATTCATCACCATTCTTATCATCACTACACGAAATCATGACCAAAGAAACTAATGCAAAAAATGATGTCATAATACGATAATACATTCTTTTCATAAAAATAATTTGGTTAAGTTAATACTAATGATCATTATCTATTTAATATTTATATTTTCACACTTATACCGAGATTTATCTGCATTCCGGGACGATAAGATTTTACTAATTGCTCGACTACTCGTTTAGAATTACCCTCATTCAGATGCAGAAATTGTTTAAAAACCACTTTACTATTGAGAATATCACTAATACCGCCTTTTATCTCAACTCGTTTTCCTATTTTTTTCGAGAGAGTAAGATCGAGTAAATTACGGGGTAACTCATATACGTCCGGAATATCATCATTCGGATTCTCTTTTGCTATGCCTACGGTTTCTATACGTTTACCGATCACATTGTACAGTAACGATGCCGACCACCCCGATTTGTCATGCTGATAAAACAACCCTGTATTGATGAGAAAAGGAGATTGCCCCTGCATAGGGCGGTCCCTCTCATAAGCCCCTTTTTCGAAAAATATTTTGCTATATATCCATGCCCCGTTGAAAACGAAATTGAGATCGGGTAATCCCATAAATGAGAGATTTTTCTTTATATCGAGTTCGGCCCCGTAACAAACTGCTCTATCGGCATTATGATAAGTGTACTGAACCCCCGACCCGGCTTCATAATAAGTTTGTTCGATAGGATTTCTAAATTTTTTGTAAAACACACCTACCGAAAAGGTTTCTCCCGGTGCCGGGTAAAATTCATATCGCAAATCGACATTATGTATATATGCGTCTTTCAAATCGGTATTTCCCGAAATATTAGCAAATACATCGAAATTATAATATACATAGGGAACTATTTCCCGAAATTCAGGTCGATTGATCGACCGCCCGTATGCCACTCTAAAAACATTTTTATCATTTAAGTTATAAGCAATATTCAG
The window above is part of the Coprobacter tertius genome. Proteins encoded here:
- a CDS encoding RidA family protein; translated protein: MLKKVYTSNAPEAIGPYSQAIVCENLLFTSGQIPINPETGNVEATDINGQTIQVMKNLKAVLKESGTSFDKVIKTTCFLKNMEDFAAFNTIYAEYFTSKPARSCVAVKQLPKDVLVEVELIAEI
- the ilvA gene encoding threonine ammonia-lyase, with amino-acid sequence MLTLDKIYHASYVLKDVIRRTDLIYAPKINPECEIYLKPENLQLTGSFKIRGAYYKISQLTDIEKEKGVIACSAGNHAQGVALAATKNGIRSLICLPDGAPISKVEATKSFGAEVCLVEGVYDDAYKKALQLKEEKGYTFIHPFDDEYVMAGQGTIGLELLDQLPDVDVVIVPVGGGGLISGVAYAIKALNPNIKVYGVQASGAPSMLHSISHEKIECLNSVYTIADGIAVKEPGTHTFDICSHYVDGIVTVTDDEISTAILALIEQQKLIAEGAGAVSVAAALFNKIPIKGKKVVCLISGGNIDVTILSRVIKRGLLKAGRSYALTIELLDKPGQLMGVSKILAEMGGNVVSIHHERASESSDINGCYLRIVMETRNYEHIAQIKKALIDAGYNLS
- a CDS encoding dicarboxylate/amino acid:cation symporter, with amino-acid sequence MKKKIRFGLLPRIIIAIALGILFGNVLSGAWVRIFVTFNSIFSEFLNFIIPLIILGLVTPAIADIGKGAGRMLAVTALVAYFATLFSGFLSYFTGVIVFPHLIDVGVPLEQVSEAQGISPYFSVSIPPLMGVMTALVLSFTLGLGLAHLSTTTLKDAMNDFKKIITKTISVVILPLLPIYIFGIFLNMTHAGQVYSILLVFIKIIGVIFILHIFLLIFQYVIASMFVKRNPFKLLFRMMPAYFTALGTQSSAATIPVTLEQTRKNGVSDEISGFVVPLCATIHLSGSTMKIVACALALMMMQGIPYDFPLFAGFIFMLGITMVAAPGVPGGAIMAALGILSSILGFDESEQALMIALYIAMDSFGTACNVTGDGAIALIIDKVMGPERRKKTI
- a CDS encoding phosphate ABC transporter ATP-binding protein, yielding MNNIIPDFLPNQKFSAPVCPDSNIKVEGLNVYIQNNHILRNINVEIPNKQITCIIGPSGCGKSTLLKTFNRMLDINEDVNVEGKVLVDGEDIYDRSAELIDIRRKMGLLSQRPCPLPMSIYDNIAYGCRIHGITSKRKLNAIVEYYLKAAGLWDEVKDRLHTPASRMSIGQQQRLCLARGLAVEPQFILADEATSALDPISSKTIEELFVKLKNDYAIVLVTHTLRQALRIADYVIFMYLGEIIEAGTAGEVFKNPKNELTKNYLSGAFS
- a CDS encoding PstA family ABC transporter permease — translated: MKIRLKFIEEKIFRVLMIIATLCVFLAIGSIFYAIVSRGWKAMNWDMITDLPGGGFYIGKEGGLLNAIVGSVYIVGASTILGLLISIPVVFYLNVYLPKKSKLAYIARLACDVLFGVPSIVYGAFGFTIMIYFGLKTSLLGGIIVVTLLIIPIFIRSMDEVARQMPREIVEATYSLGATRWESIKVILRQIAPGIATATLLSIGRAIGDAAGVMFTAGYTDSIPTSLSQPAATLPLAVFFQMNSPVEEVQDRAYAAALLLTIIVFVLSVLGRFIMNRFSRNKV
- the pstC gene encoding phosphate ABC transporter permease subunit PstC, with the translated sequence MGSFTLTLSRWRIFKDKLAGSIMLMLTLFMILLVIVIAMGLYMKSIPIFEERSLVELLTSARWKPLKGEFGFLPFIMGTLWVTAVALVLALPIALLSAIFLNEYARKWVKKVVFPTLDILAGIPSVVYGVWGILIIIPWISDKLAPHFVEYSTGYSVLAGGIVLGVMILPLLVSMFIEIFSAVPDELRDASTALGATKWQTTKSVLLRKTAPGILAAVMLAMSRAFGETIAVLMVCGNITKIPDSIFDGCYPLPALIANNYGEMLSLPMYESALMLAAFILFFVVLLFNLVSRIILRHIEKRFQ
- a CDS encoding PstS family phosphate ABC transporter substrate-binding protein translates to MQRKIFFLIFIMLLPVFVFAQKKGSVKSTLKGEIQLSGAFALYPMAVRWAEEFRKLHPGVKIDISAGGAGKGMTDALSGIVDIGMVSREIYDVEFKKGAFPIAVVKDAVIPTVNLNNPLYEQIKRTGIKKSVANRLWSDKIKYWGEILGTNNRIPVHVYTRSDACGAAETWAAWFGMKQEDLEGTAVFGDPGVSSAIQRDKVGIGFNNIAYVYDQKSKKPFKSLAVMPIDTNNNGKIDPGEYFYDTVDELMDAIANGKYPSPPARNLFLVTGGKPTKRVLIEFLKYVLTDGQKWAAETGYVRLSEKECKEELKRLQ
- a CDS encoding carboxypeptidase-like regulatory domain-containing protein; translation: MRTVLIWIVLVTFWGINGFAADKNTENNASKNETRVTATQVSSCTVSGNVYDMVAGESLTGVTVSVNGKKVFTDMDGNFSIPEVTGTECEIKVSMISYKPLVLKVPVRDASGLKINLQQ
- a CDS encoding toxin-antitoxin system YwqK family antitoxin, translated to MTRKILFVILLVFTVITVSAQKLVLHNGNYYTDDTQRVLYTGPYTEYFPSGAVKMEMFIKDGLPEGIYIVYFENGKIEEVRSYYAGKFDGVWRTYDENGVLIAEAGYLKGRKHGVWRIWDENGIMRYEMHYTQGKKSGIWYIWDEKGKLISEKKYS